In Eupeodes corollae chromosome 3, idEupCoro1.1, whole genome shotgun sequence, a single genomic region encodes these proteins:
- the LOC129951217 gene encoding protein suex-1-like, whose product MFKFLALVVILAVVAVNAYPAAEEEVKLQSPSLPNDKPNEADLEVAGEGSDLKPAETIGFGYYPTVRLGYGGYGGWGYSGGYGHHWGGYRRGYGYGGYPHGYYW is encoded by the exons ATGTTCAAA TTTCTTGCCCTTGTTGTGATCCTCGCCGTTGTTGCAGTTAACGCATATCCTGCTGCTGAAGAAGAAGTTAAGCTTCAAAGCCCGTCATTG cctAATGACAAACCAAATGAAGCTGATCTGGAAGTAGCTGGAGAGGGAAGTGATCTCAAGCCAGCAGAAACCATCGGCTTTGGATATTATCCAACTGTTCGATTAGGATATGGTGGATATGGAGGCTGGGGATACAGCGGTGGTTATGGTCATCACTGGGGTGGATATAGACGTGGATATGGTTATGGAGGATACCCTCATGGATATTATTGgtag